Proteins encoded in a region of the Spirochaetota bacterium genome:
- a CDS encoding chloride channel protein has product MIKPKLLIHLLQQFPENVRGTVSTGLLGLAAGLSAVAFLFLINFLFSQTYLVFATKSVAFFIIASFIVISVTSLLVGYLLNVFSPESAGSGIPQIKTAYWKELGYVSFRPVIVKFIAGVLSIGGGSSLGREGPSVFLGSGVASNLDGVLGTPPRQRRSAALIGASAGLAAAFNTPLAAITFAIEEIIGDMNNRYLGRVVLSSVIGAFAVYAILGRHPAFSLPSIENISWFHYLVVPFVSLAASFAGVAFQKGTIFLRGRLIRQKRMPRWLLPLCGGIITWIIGCAVFFATGKIGVFGLGYQDLSSALNNAMAWEIAGILVGAKLAATIACYSFGGCGGIFAPSLFIGGLTGYFIGGLSGYWVPLTPADHIVLAAVGMSACLGAIVRAPLTSMLIVFEMTHQFSLVPGLMIGTIISQAVAHRFGALNFYDAILVQDGHELHKIRPPLDLQSWQNLPISAIASPNPVGLHKLTFEEFQEIIDTYPYAAFPVFSGTEIKGILTRQQLTDAVIRKSMPQMHDMGVCYADQTVKEVGNKFVESTAHVLIVLERGTDRIKGIITLHDLIRAQAAIQN; this is encoded by the coding sequence ATGATAAAACCAAAGTTACTGATACATCTACTGCAGCAATTCCCTGAAAACGTGCGGGGGACGGTCTCTACCGGCCTGCTTGGACTGGCTGCCGGTCTCTCAGCCGTGGCTTTTTTGTTTTTAATCAACTTTTTATTTTCACAAACATACCTGGTGTTCGCGACCAAATCCGTCGCGTTCTTCATCATTGCCAGTTTCATTGTCATCAGCGTCACCTCGTTGCTGGTCGGATACCTGTTGAATGTGTTCAGTCCGGAATCGGCAGGGAGCGGGATACCGCAGATCAAGACGGCCTACTGGAAAGAGCTCGGCTATGTCAGTTTCAGACCGGTCATCGTGAAATTCATAGCCGGCGTTCTCAGTATCGGCGGGGGAAGCAGCCTGGGACGTGAAGGCCCATCGGTATTCCTGGGGAGCGGCGTGGCGTCCAATCTCGACGGTGTCCTGGGGACACCTCCGCGCCAGAGAAGAAGCGCCGCCCTGATCGGGGCTTCCGCCGGCCTGGCCGCGGCTTTCAATACGCCCCTGGCCGCGATAACCTTCGCCATCGAAGAAATCATCGGCGATATGAACAACCGTTATCTGGGCCGCGTCGTTCTTTCATCGGTCATCGGCGCGTTCGCCGTCTATGCCATCCTGGGCCGCCATCCCGCCTTTTCCCTTCCATCGATAGAGAACATCAGCTGGTTCCACTATCTCGTTGTTCCTTTCGTTTCCCTTGCCGCGTCCTTTGCCGGCGTGGCTTTCCAGAAGGGGACGATTTTTCTCAGGGGCCGGCTCATCAGGCAAAAGCGCATGCCGCGCTGGCTTCTTCCGTTGTGCGGGGGGATCATAACGTGGATCATAGGCTGCGCCGTATTTTTCGCCACCGGGAAGATCGGGGTATTCGGGCTCGGGTACCAGGACCTTTCCAGCGCGCTGAACAATGCCATGGCATGGGAAATAGCCGGTATTCTTGTCGGTGCGAAACTGGCGGCCACCATTGCCTGCTATAGCTTCGGAGGGTGCGGTGGTATTTTCGCCCCTTCCCTGTTCATAGGAGGTTTGACGGGATATTTCATCGGCGGGCTGTCGGGTTACTGGGTCCCGCTGACGCCGGCGGATCATATCGTTCTGGCGGCGGTGGGCATGAGCGCCTGCCTGGGCGCGATCGTGCGGGCGCCCCTGACGTCGATGCTGATCGTTTTCGAGATGACCCACCAGTTCTCGCTGGTGCCAGGATTGATGATCGGCACCATCATCAGCCAGGCGGTGGCCCATCGATTCGGCGCCTTGAATTTTTACGACGCCATTCTTGTGCAGGACGGCCACGAGCTGCACAAGATACGTCCGCCCCTGGACCTGCAGAGCTGGCAGAACCTGCCCATATCCGCCATTGCCAGTCCCAATCCGGTCGGGCTCCATAAGCTGACCTTTGAAGAATTCCAGGAGATCATTGATACGTACCCCTATGCGGCTTTTCCCGTTTTTTCCGGAACGGAGATAAAAGGGATTCTCACGCGACAGCAATTGACGGATGCGGTTATCCGGAAGAGCATGCCCCAAATGCATGACATGGGCGTGTGTTATGCCGATCAGACGGTGAAGGAGGTGGGCAACAAATTTGTCGAATCCACGGCCCATGTTTTGATCGTCCTTGAAAGAGGCACGGACAGGATCAAGGGCATCATAACGCTCCATGATTTGATTCGGGCCCAGGCCGCCATACAGAATTAG
- a CDS encoding HlyC/CorC family transporter, giving the protein MSHELFAIIVIISMILLNGLLSMSEMAVVSSRKQRLIAKAGEGRASYLAVLGLVESPTAFLSTIQIGITLIGILSGAYGEETIARSLQLYFQSVPAIASYSNALSTGVVVITITFITILFGELIPKRVALSSPERIASLVVYPMKILSIMFMPLVRLFTVITNLVMTGIGAKRDGKAEPPITEEEIKVLIKEGEAFGLIKKQQVEMVEGVIDLHGNRIASIMSPRPDIKYIEITETGKKIKERIIELGDYPYLPVCRNGLDHVVGVIKTRDVLRKIIKGEYKSLSRHLEKPMYAPESISPLKVLELFKINKSHVAFVIDEYGGVTGLVTMHDVIEEIVGEVPEFTEEGNPRITRRKNGSYLVDGMVSVDDFIEHFKVDIAGEGNYNTLAGFIMERIGRIPRAGETLAYGGYSFEVVDMDGNRIDKVLVKKIT; this is encoded by the coding sequence ATGTCACATGAATTGTTCGCAATAATCGTTATTATCTCGATGATACTCCTGAACGGCCTGTTATCCATGTCGGAGATGGCCGTCGTGTCATCGCGGAAGCAGAGGTTGATAGCCAAAGCCGGCGAGGGACGCGCCTCCTACCTGGCCGTGCTGGGCCTCGTGGAATCGCCCACGGCGTTTCTGTCGACGATCCAGATCGGGATAACGCTGATCGGCATCCTGTCCGGCGCTTACGGCGAAGAGACAATTGCCAGGAGCCTCCAATTATATTTCCAGTCGGTACCGGCGATAGCGAGTTACAGCAATGCCCTCAGTACGGGCGTCGTCGTTATTACTATCACGTTCATTACAATTCTTTTCGGGGAACTGATTCCTAAACGAGTGGCATTGAGCAGCCCTGAGCGCATCGCCTCCCTTGTGGTGTATCCCATGAAAATATTGTCCATCATGTTCATGCCCCTGGTTCGTCTTTTTACGGTGATAACCAACCTGGTGATGACGGGCATCGGGGCGAAAAGAGACGGCAAGGCGGAACCGCCTATTACAGAGGAGGAGATAAAGGTCCTCATTAAAGAAGGGGAAGCATTCGGACTGATAAAAAAACAGCAGGTTGAAATGGTCGAGGGGGTCATCGACCTTCACGGTAACAGGATCGCGTCCATTATGAGCCCGCGGCCGGATATTAAATATATCGAGATAACCGAAACGGGAAAAAAAATAAAGGAGAGAATAATCGAGCTGGGGGATTATCCATACCTACCGGTGTGCAGAAACGGCCTTGATCATGTCGTCGGGGTGATAAAAACGCGGGATGTTTTGAGAAAAATCATAAAGGGTGAATACAAATCGCTTTCACGGCATCTTGAAAAGCCGATGTACGCGCCTGAAAGCATAAGCCCTCTCAAAGTGCTTGAGCTCTTTAAAATCAATAAATCCCATGTCGCCTTTGTCATCGACGAATATGGCGGAGTGACGGGCCTGGTTACCATGCATGACGTAATCGAGGAAATCGTCGGAGAAGTTCCGGAATTCACTGAAGAGGGGAATCCCAGGATCACGCGGCGTAAGAATGGCAGCTACCTGGTTGATGGGATGGTTTCAGTGGATGATTTCATTGAGCATTTCAAGGTTGATATCGCCGGAGAGGGAAATTACAATACCCTGGCTGGGTTTATCATGGAGCGGATCGGCCGGATTCCCAGGGCAGGGGAAACGCTCGCATATGGCGGCTATTCCTTCGAGGTCGTCGACATGGACGGCAACAGGATCGACAAGGTGCTGGTGAAAAAAATAACGTAG
- the htpX gene encoding protease HtpX, whose amino-acid sequence MKRIGLFLLTNILVILTVSLILNVVLPMLGIRLAGAWGIAVFSGVFGMAGAFISLAISRWMAKRAYNIQLLDGSTQDYRGREIYDMVARLSRQAGLPAVPEVGIYQSAEPNAFATGPSKKKSLVAFSTGLLSSMERSEVEAVAAHEVSHIANGDMVTMTLLTGVANALVMFLARIIAQVFDSFLRGDDDEGGLGFFGYIITVMVLETVLMVLASIPLAAFSRLREYRADAGAASITSPGAMISALQRLQQAASLPQVKDSFAMAKISSPKRMSLFATHPPLEDRIARLRGM is encoded by the coding sequence CTGAAAAGAATAGGTTTATTTCTACTCACCAATATCCTGGTGATCCTCACGGTCAGTCTTATTTTGAACGTGGTGCTGCCCATGCTGGGCATACGGCTCGCCGGAGCCTGGGGCATCGCGGTATTCAGCGGCGTTTTCGGCATGGCCGGCGCTTTTATTTCCCTGGCCATAAGCCGCTGGATGGCAAAGAGGGCCTACAATATACAGCTCCTGGACGGCTCCACGCAGGATTACCGTGGCCGCGAGATATATGACATGGTGGCCCGGCTTTCACGGCAGGCCGGCCTCCCGGCCGTTCCCGAGGTGGGTATCTATCAATCCGCCGAGCCGAACGCCTTCGCCACGGGGCCGTCAAAGAAAAAATCCCTGGTGGCCTTTTCCACGGGCCTTCTCTCGTCCATGGAGCGGAGCGAAGTTGAGGCCGTAGCTGCCCACGAGGTGAGCCACATCGCCAACGGCGACATGGTGACCATGACCCTTCTTACCGGCGTGGCGAACGCCCTGGTCATGTTCCTGGCCAGGATCATCGCGCAGGTTTTCGACAGCTTCCTCCGCGGCGACGATGACGAAGGCGGCCTCGGATTTTTCGGATACATCATTACCGTCATGGTGCTGGAGACCGTCCTCATGGTTCTGGCGTCCATCCCGCTGGCGGCCTTTTCGCGGTTAAGGGAATACCGGGCCGACGCGGGCGCCGCGAGCATCACGTCGCCGGGGGCCATGATTTCGGCGCTCCAGCGTCTCCAGCAGGCGGCGTCCCTTCCCCAGGTTAAGGATTCTTTTGCCATGGCGAAGATCAGCTCGCCTAAAAGAATGTCCCTGTTTGCGACGCACCCGCCCCTGGAAGACCGCATCGCCCGGCTCAGGGGGATGTAG
- a CDS encoding response regulator, translated as MKILIVEDEAIPAMVLNNHLKKRGADVIGPVSTGEEAVMKAKEKCPDVILMDIRLAGEMDGIEAANKILSEIQTSIIFMSGYMNDTVIERVKDLKSVQYLHKPLNMGAMDLLLGYA; from the coding sequence ATGAAAATACTGATCGTCGAAGACGAGGCCATACCGGCGATGGTGCTGAACAACCACCTGAAGAAGCGCGGCGCCGATGTGATCGGCCCGGTTTCGACCGGGGAAGAGGCCGTCATGAAGGCGAAAGAAAAATGTCCCGATGTCATATTAATGGACATTCGCCTAGCCGGCGAGATGGACGGGATAGAAGCGGCCAACAAGATCCTTTCCGAAATTCAAACAAGCATCATATTCATGAGCGGTTATATGAACGACACGGTCATCGAGAGAGTGAAAGACCTGAAATCGGTGCAATACCTTCACAAGCCCCTCAACATGGGTGCCATGGACCTTTTACTGGGTTATGCATGA